A section of the Pseudanabaena mucicola str. Chao 1806 genome encodes:
- a CDS encoding glutathione S-transferase: MTLPILYSFRRCPYAIRARMALAYAGIAYELREVSLKNKPKEMLEISPKGTTPVMQIFKDVKNADQDSIPSFLILEESLDIMSWAAQQNDPCNWQNLTDADLAIAQQLIKTNDGEFKKALDRYKYPNRFPEQSQEFYRQQAEEILQVLELQLQQNKFLICDRQTLADMAIFPFIRQFAYVNIDWFHSSPYSYLQKWLQWHETSEIFEFVMQKFPPWIPELKKVIISQGFVNSPAL; this comes from the coding sequence ATGACCTTGCCAATTCTTTACTCATTTCGACGTTGCCCCTATGCAATTCGGGCAAGGATGGCGCTTGCCTATGCAGGGATTGCTTACGAATTGAGGGAAGTTTCGCTCAAAAATAAGCCTAAAGAAATGTTGGAGATTTCTCCTAAGGGAACGACACCAGTAATGCAGATTTTTAAGGATGTTAAGAACGCTGATCAAGATTCTATTCCAAGTTTTTTAATTCTTGAAGAGAGCTTAGACATTATGAGTTGGGCTGCCCAGCAAAATGATCCCTGTAATTGGCAAAATTTAACGGACGCAGATTTAGCGATCGCTCAACAATTAATTAAAACCAATGATGGCGAATTTAAGAAGGCTTTAGATCGCTACAAATATCCCAATCGTTTTCCTGAGCAATCACAAGAGTTTTATCGTCAACAAGCGGAAGAGATTCTCCAAGTTTTAGAACTTCAACTTCAACAGAATAAATTCCTGATTTGCGATCGCCAAACCCTTGCGGATATGGCAATTTTCCCTTTTATCAGACAGTTCGCCTATGTAAATATCGATTGGTTTCACTCCAGCCCTTATTCCTATCTCCAAAAATGGCTCCAGTGGCATGAAACTAGCGAAATATTTGAGTTTGTCATGCAGAAATTTCCTCCATGGATACCAGAACTGAAAAAAGTCATCATTAGCCAAGGTTTTGTTAATAGTCCTGCTTTGTAG
- the gcvT gene encoding glycine cleavage system aminomethyltransferase GcvT: MSNSLKRTPLYDLHVSSGARLVEFGGWEMPVQYQGIIAEHKAVRSQVGMFDVSHMGKFAISGEGVLETLNKLVPSNLGRVKVGQALYTVLLNEQGGIIDDVIFYHHEPDGDRENWSVIVNASTTEKDKAWLQQHLGDRLVDNSASQTLIAVQGKTAIATLQELVGADLMKLPRLRFGHTYTEVLGVRSFVARTGYTGEDGCEIMTDIETGKALWQKLLDLGVVPCGLGCRDTLRLEAGMHLYGQDMDDSTTPWEADINWIIHLKEKGEFYGRAVLEDQKQNGVPRKLVGLELEGRNIARHDYPIRFEGETVGIVTSGTMSPTLGKAIAFGYVPHHLAKIGQIVQVQIRDKEFPAKVVKRNFL; encoded by the coding sequence ATGAGCAACTCTCTCAAGCGCACCCCTTTGTATGATCTTCATGTTAGCTCTGGTGCGCGATTAGTAGAATTTGGTGGGTGGGAGATGCCCGTGCAGTATCAGGGCATCATTGCCGAACATAAGGCAGTGCGATCGCAGGTGGGGATGTTTGATGTATCCCACATGGGCAAATTTGCGATTTCTGGGGAAGGAGTTCTTGAAACCTTAAACAAACTTGTGCCATCGAACTTAGGTCGAGTCAAGGTAGGACAGGCTCTATATACGGTTTTACTGAATGAACAAGGTGGGATTATCGATGATGTAATTTTTTATCACCATGAGCCAGATGGCGATCGCGAAAATTGGTCAGTGATTGTCAATGCTTCCACCACCGAAAAGGATAAGGCATGGTTACAACAACATTTAGGCGATCGCTTAGTTGATAACTCCGCATCACAAACCTTAATTGCCGTACAGGGGAAAACAGCGATCGCCACTTTGCAGGAGCTAGTCGGTGCTGACTTGATGAAATTACCCAGACTGCGCTTTGGGCATACCTATACAGAAGTACTAGGCGTTCGCAGCTTCGTGGCACGTACAGGCTACACAGGCGAAGATGGCTGTGAAATTATGACCGATATCGAAACTGGGAAAGCACTTTGGCAAAAACTACTTGATCTAGGTGTTGTTCCTTGTGGCTTAGGTTGTCGTGACACCCTGCGACTCGAAGCAGGAATGCACCTCTATGGTCAGGACATGGACGATAGCACTACACCTTGGGAAGCCGATATCAATTGGATTATTCATCTCAAAGAGAAGGGTGAATTCTACGGACGTGCTGTCCTCGAAGATCAAAAACAGAATGGAGTTCCTCGTAAACTAGTTGGTTTGGAATTGGAAGGTCGCAATATCGCTCGTCATGATTATCCGATTCGTTTTGAAGGTGAAACTGTGGGTATCGTCACCAGTGGCACGATGTCGCCAACCCTCGGCAAAGCGATCGCCTTTGGTTATGTCCCGCACCATCTCGCCAAGATTGGACAAATTGTGCAAGTTCAAATCCGCGACAAGGAATTTCCAGCCAAGGTAGTTAAGCGTAACTTTTTATAA
- a CDS encoding 3-isopropylmalate dehydratase large subunit, with amino-acid sequence MGMTLTEKILAKASGKSYVSPGENIWVNADLLMTHDVCGPGTIGIFKKEFGDDAKVWDREKIVLIPDHYIFTKDARANRNVDILRDFAKEQDIKYFYDITDLANFKANPDYKGVCHVALAQEGHTRPGEVLFGTDSHTCNAGAFGQFATGIGNTDAAFVMGTGKLLIKVPASMKFVFEGEMPPYLLAKDLILHVIGDISVSGANYRALEISGEAISKLTMEERMTLCNMAIEAGGKNGVIAPDQTTFDYVRSRTNKLFEALYADADASYYYAKQYDVSKLEPVVAKPHSPDNRALVREVTDVKIDRVYIGSCTGGKTEDFYHAAKLLKGQQVRVPTYLVPATQKVYNDLFSVKIGGLTLSEIFLQAGCIEPASPSCAACLGGPQDTFGRVNEAEVCVSTTNRNFPGRMGNKQAQIYLASPYTAAASALTGHITDPRDFL; translated from the coding sequence ATGGGAATGACACTCACCGAAAAGATTTTGGCAAAAGCTTCAGGAAAAAGCTACGTTAGTCCTGGCGAAAATATTTGGGTGAATGCTGACCTGCTGATGACCCATGATGTCTGTGGTCCTGGTACAATTGGCATTTTCAAGAAAGAATTTGGTGATGATGCGAAGGTGTGGGACAGGGAAAAAATCGTTTTAATTCCTGATCATTACATTTTCACTAAGGATGCAAGGGCAAATCGCAACGTCGATATTTTACGAGATTTTGCCAAAGAGCAGGACATTAAATATTTCTACGATATTACTGATCTAGCTAACTTTAAAGCTAACCCTGATTACAAAGGGGTATGCCATGTAGCTTTAGCTCAAGAAGGTCACACCAGACCAGGGGAAGTTCTATTTGGCACTGATTCCCATACCTGCAATGCGGGAGCCTTTGGGCAGTTTGCTACGGGTATTGGTAATACTGATGCTGCCTTTGTGATGGGGACAGGCAAATTGTTGATCAAAGTACCTGCCTCAATGAAGTTTGTCTTTGAAGGCGAAATGCCTCCTTACCTCTTGGCAAAAGATTTAATCTTGCACGTCATCGGTGATATCAGCGTTAGTGGGGCAAACTATCGTGCCTTGGAAATTAGCGGTGAGGCAATTTCTAAGTTGACGATGGAAGAACGGATGACTCTTTGTAATATGGCGATCGAGGCAGGTGGTAAAAATGGTGTGATTGCGCCTGATCAGACTACCTTTGACTATGTGCGATCGCGTACTAATAAGCTATTTGAAGCACTCTATGCCGATGCTGATGCGTCTTACTATTATGCTAAGCAATACGATGTGTCCAAACTAGAGCCAGTAGTTGCCAAGCCCCACTCTCCTGACAATCGAGCCCTTGTCCGCGAAGTGACAGATGTCAAAATTGATCGAGTTTACATCGGTTCTTGCACTGGTGGGAAAACTGAAGACTTTTACCATGCTGCTAAATTGCTGAAGGGGCAACAGGTGAGGGTTCCTACCTATCTTGTACCTGCAACACAGAAGGTATACAACGATCTATTTAGCGTTAAGATTGGTGGGTTAACCCTTTCTGAAATTTTCTTGCAAGCGGGTTGCATTGAGCCTGCATCACCTTCCTGTGCGGCTTGTTTGGGGGGACCACAAGATACCTTTGGTCGAGTCAATGAAGCTGAGGTTTGTGTTTCCACTACTAATCGTAACTTCCCTGGACGTATGGGTAATAAGCAAGCGCAAATTTATCTTGCTTCGCCCTATACGGCTGCTGCATCCGCTTTAACAGGGCACATCACCGATCCTCGTGATTTTCTATAA
- a CDS encoding geranylgeranyl reductase family protein, whose product MYDCIVVGAGPSGGSASYHLAKRGRSVLLLEKESLPRYKPCGGGVSPMVQEWFDFDFSPAVALTVSNIRYTWQMGDPELVELTTKEPVWMVRRDVFDHYLVQQAQKLGVELRDNNGVTGIEWKSDRWLVKTENDVFEAKYLIAADGAKGTMAKWLGFKERKRRMGAALEVEAPHSAPDVSAAHFDFGSVQNGYIWNFPKPDGYSIGAGTFLGGEKQNLKELGAAYAEKFGIDITSIKQYGHPLCLWNGNQPLHTQNAILTGESACIVDPFTAEGIRPSLLTGVLAAQAIDEAIGGNTDALKQYTQRVHEEWGEDMVWAQRIANIFYRIPSFGYKMGVKRPSASQRMGKILCGELRYRDVAGAAVKRLTKGLMGIK is encoded by the coding sequence ATGTACGACTGCATTGTTGTGGGAGCAGGACCATCTGGTGGTTCAGCATCCTATCATTTGGCAAAACGAGGACGATCAGTTTTGTTACTCGAAAAAGAAAGCCTGCCTCGATACAAGCCTTGTGGTGGTGGCGTTTCGCCGATGGTACAAGAGTGGTTTGACTTTGATTTTTCGCCAGCGGTTGCATTGACCGTCAGCAATATTCGCTACACATGGCAAATGGGCGATCCTGAACTGGTGGAACTAACTACCAAAGAGCCAGTCTGGATGGTACGTCGCGATGTATTTGATCATTACCTAGTCCAACAAGCTCAAAAATTAGGTGTGGAACTTCGCGATAATAATGGCGTTACAGGAATTGAATGGAAGAGCGATCGCTGGTTAGTCAAAACCGAAAATGATGTCTTTGAAGCAAAATATCTAATTGCTGCTGATGGCGCAAAAGGCACTATGGCAAAATGGCTAGGATTTAAAGAGAGAAAACGCCGCATGGGAGCCGCCCTCGAAGTCGAAGCGCCTCACTCTGCGCCCGATGTGAGTGCCGCCCATTTTGACTTTGGTTCTGTCCAAAATGGTTATATCTGGAACTTCCCTAAACCTGACGGTTATTCCATTGGTGCAGGTACATTCCTTGGTGGTGAGAAGCAAAATCTTAAAGAGCTTGGCGCTGCCTACGCGGAAAAGTTTGGCATTGATATCACTTCCATTAAGCAATATGGACATCCACTCTGTTTATGGAATGGAAATCAACCACTACATACCCAAAATGCAATTCTTACAGGGGAATCGGCATGTATTGTCGATCCATTTACTGCCGAGGGAATTCGTCCTTCCCTGTTAACAGGAGTGTTGGCGGCTCAAGCGATCGATGAAGCGATTGGCGGCAATACTGATGCTCTAAAGCAATATACCCAGAGAGTACATGAAGAATGGGGTGAAGATATGGTGTGGGCACAGCGCATTGCTAATATTTTCTATCGCATTCCTAGTTTTGGTTACAAAATGGGAGTGAAGCGCCCTAGTGCTAGTCAACGCATGGGCAAAATTCTCTGTGGTGAGTTGCGTTATCGCGATGTCGCTGGGGCTGCGGTGAAGCGCCTCACGAAAGGGTTAATGGGTATAAAATAA
- a CDS encoding NAD-dependent malic enzyme, with protein sequence MPKLTPNPSFSLTFRVQLLNRAGMLSSVISALAEAGGNLGQIDLIQQTRKISVRDITVNAYSTEHMDKLIAVVKAVPEIRVLDVYDRTFQVHQGGKIHLEAKVSVKGQDDLAMVYTPGVGRVCMAIAEDKRKVYEYTIKCNTIAVVTDGTAVLGLGDIGPEAAMPVMEGKAMLFKQFAGLDAFPICINTKDVDEIVETVKRIAPTFGGVNLEDISAPRCFEIEKRLKEELDIPVYHDDQHGTAIVVVAATINALKVVGKPIDTVRIVMNGAGASGIAVARLLREAGVKQISMCDSKGCLSKDRTDLTAEKLEFVSDFSGSLADVIKGADMFIGLSVKGALTPEMVRSMSPAPIVFAMANPIPEIQPELVINDVAVIATGRSDYANQINNVLAFPGIFRGALDARVHQITTQMNLGAAQAIASLVSASDLAPDFIIPSVFDPRVSHAVAAAVQAVARQQGLAND encoded by the coding sequence ATGCCAAAACTAACACCTAACCCTAGCTTTAGCTTGACCTTCCGTGTGCAACTCCTCAACCGCGCAGGAATGCTGTCTTCTGTGATCAGTGCCCTAGCTGAAGCAGGAGGGAATCTAGGACAGATTGATTTAATCCAACAGACTCGTAAAATTTCGGTGCGGGACATTACGGTCAATGCCTACAGCACTGAGCATATGGATAAGTTAATTGCCGTTGTCAAAGCAGTTCCCGAAATTCGCGTACTCGATGTTTACGATCGCACTTTCCAAGTTCACCAAGGTGGCAAAATTCATCTTGAAGCGAAGGTATCTGTTAAAGGTCAAGACGACCTCGCAATGGTCTATACCCCAGGGGTGGGAAGAGTCTGTATGGCGATCGCTGAAGATAAGCGTAAAGTTTACGAATACACGATTAAATGCAACACGATCGCTGTGGTTACAGATGGTACAGCAGTCTTAGGACTTGGTGATATTGGACCTGAGGCTGCTATGCCTGTAATGGAAGGTAAGGCAATGCTCTTCAAGCAATTTGCGGGACTAGATGCGTTCCCGATTTGCATCAACACAAAAGATGTCGATGAAATTGTGGAAACAGTTAAACGCATTGCTCCAACCTTTGGCGGCGTGAATCTAGAAGATATTAGCGCTCCCCGTTGTTTTGAAATCGAAAAGCGACTCAAAGAAGAATTAGATATTCCCGTTTATCACGATGATCAACATGGCACGGCAATTGTCGTAGTTGCGGCTACCATCAATGCGCTCAAAGTCGTGGGTAAACCCATTGATACAGTTCGGATTGTGATGAATGGTGCGGGAGCTTCAGGCATTGCGGTCGCCAGACTCTTGCGTGAAGCAGGTGTGAAACAGATTTCAATGTGCGACTCCAAAGGCTGTCTTAGCAAAGATCGCACCGATCTAACTGCGGAGAAGTTAGAATTTGTCAGTGATTTCTCTGGTTCCTTGGCTGATGTAATTAAGGGAGCAGATATGTTTATTGGCTTAAGTGTCAAGGGAGCGTTAACTCCTGAAATGGTCAGAAGTATGTCTCCTGCCCCAATTGTGTTCGCAATGGCAAATCCCATTCCTGAAATTCAACCTGAATTGGTGATTAATGATGTTGCTGTCATTGCCACAGGTCGAAGTGACTATGCTAACCAAATCAATAATGTCCTTGCCTTCCCAGGAATTTTTCGAGGTGCGCTTGATGCCCGAGTTCATCAAATTACGACTCAAATGAATTTAGGTGCGGCACAAGCCATCGCCTCTTTAGTCAGCGCTAGCGATCTTGCCCCTGATTTTATTATTCCATCAGTATTTGATCCGCGCGTTTCCCATGCAGTCGCTGCTGCCGTTCAGGCAGTTGCTCGCCAGCAAGGTTTAGCTAACGATTAG
- the recO gene encoding DNA repair protein RecO yields MPKEYQAIGINLKGMPLGEHDRLLTILTKECGLIKAVATGARKHRSAMAGRSGLFVVNDLQISVGRSMDRIKNAEMLQSFVGLGKTLAKLTAAQYLSELALMQALSAQPQEELFLVLVEHLNRIQDAEDKYVLACLVHGTYHLLAIAGFAPQVHSCCISQRPVIANREIPKWKAGFSIVGGGVINLEITDLPSDGNPNRDRSINGLEIIGNSAITNQISHYLNAPELLAIQELAQTDLTDNILKSQTTDWLTVERLLRAYAQYHFDRPIQSSALIDNCFFNI; encoded by the coding sequence TTGCCAAAAGAATATCAAGCTATAGGAATTAATCTTAAGGGAATGCCTTTGGGTGAGCATGATCGCCTATTGACGATTTTGACAAAGGAATGTGGCTTGATCAAGGCAGTGGCTACTGGGGCACGCAAACATCGCTCAGCAATGGCAGGACGCTCTGGCTTATTTGTTGTCAATGATCTGCAAATTTCCGTGGGACGATCAATGGATCGGATTAAAAATGCGGAAATGCTGCAATCTTTTGTTGGTTTGGGTAAAACTCTCGCTAAGCTTACGGCTGCTCAGTATTTATCAGAACTAGCTCTAATGCAAGCACTATCGGCTCAACCCCAAGAGGAACTATTTTTAGTACTAGTCGAGCATCTCAATCGCATTCAGGATGCCGAGGATAAATATGTCTTGGCTTGTTTGGTGCATGGTACTTATCACTTGCTAGCGATCGCAGGTTTTGCTCCGCAGGTACATAGCTGCTGCATCTCACAACGTCCTGTAATAGCCAATCGTGAAATTCCGAAATGGAAGGCTGGATTTAGTATCGTCGGTGGTGGGGTGATTAATCTTGAAATAACCGATCTTCCTAGTGACGGTAATCCGAATCGCGATCGCTCTATCAACGGTCTTGAGATCATCGGTAATAGCGCGATCACTAATCAGATTAGCCATTACCTAAATGCTCCCGAACTCTTAGCGATTCAGGAACTTGCACAAACCGATTTAACCGATAATATTTTAAAGTCACAGACAACAGATTGGCTTACAGTCGAAAGATTGTTACGAGCCTACGCACAGTATCATTTTGATAGACCAATCCAGTCTTCGGCACTGATTGACAACTGCTTTTTTAATATATGA
- a CDS encoding GAF domain-containing protein, with protein sequence MMNPANRGLNSVLTRITNKLQQDSLVHDALHELRECLDVDRVALYYFYTHWQGQVTFEALSDHKYSIICSTGADECFKRKYADLYIAGRIYWADDIETAPISDCHRDFLRSLQVRSNLVAPVLNNGKLWGLLVAHHCQDVKKWEDSDITSMRLYSQGLSAAPSIQSEVLDFD encoded by the coding sequence ATGATGAATCCTGCCAATCGCGGTTTGAATTCGGTTTTAACTCGAATTACCAACAAATTACAACAAGACTCATTAGTTCATGATGCCCTACATGAACTGAGGGAATGTTTAGATGTTGATCGCGTGGCTTTGTATTATTTTTATACCCATTGGCAGGGGCAGGTAACCTTTGAGGCTTTGAGCGATCACAAATACTCAATCATTTGTTCGACTGGTGCAGATGAGTGTTTTAAAAGAAAGTATGCAGATTTATATATAGCTGGGCGAATTTACTGGGCAGATGATATTGAAACTGCTCCAATTAGTGATTGCCACCGTGATTTCTTGAGAAGTTTACAAGTTCGATCTAATTTAGTAGCCCCTGTGTTGAATAATGGCAAGCTATGGGGGCTATTGGTTGCTCATCATTGCCAAGATGTAAAAAAGTGGGAGGATTCAGACATTACATCCATGCGTTTGTATTCTCAAGGACTATCAGCAGCACCCTCGATCCAAAGTGAAGTTTTAGATTTTGACTAA
- a CDS encoding type IV toxin-antitoxin system AbiEi family antitoxin domain-containing protein yields MQVEKAITLSLGNLEQPVISKYQFGLTVNKIYRSKFYSGEPVDLHKDFAEKADIAKHLKLLLNEGVLFPHKNLSNIFTLLGRSNGDPEDIACTVDPFCYMSHLSAMSYHGLTDRIPKKLFISSPPNDTWRSLAKEKMQKDLGDSFESYCEHGLPKLVRPTNMNKIDKTDLYCLNSMRLGAYKNVRGRSLRVSTIGRTFLDMLRNPELCGGINHILDVFDEYGEKYLRLITDDIDKNGEPIDKVRAGYILNERLGINNNEIINGWSSLAQRGGSRKLDSSSEYSPEWSDKWKISLNIFRNSA; encoded by the coding sequence ATGCAAGTTGAGAAAGCCATCACATTATCACTTGGTAATTTAGAACAGCCCGTCATCTCTAAATATCAGTTTGGATTAACTGTAAACAAAATATACCGAAGCAAGTTTTATAGCGGTGAACCTGTAGATCTCCATAAGGATTTTGCGGAAAAAGCAGACATTGCTAAACACTTAAAATTATTACTAAATGAAGGAGTTTTGTTTCCTCATAAGAATCTCTCCAATATTTTTACTCTTCTTGGTCGATCTAATGGCGATCCTGAGGATATAGCCTGTACAGTTGATCCTTTTTGCTATATGTCTCATCTAAGTGCCATGTCGTATCATGGTTTAACAGATCGAATACCAAAAAAGCTATTTATATCTTCCCCTCCGAATGATACTTGGCGATCTTTAGCAAAAGAGAAAATGCAGAAAGATCTGGGCGATAGTTTTGAAAGTTATTGTGAGCATGGGTTGCCCAAACTAGTTAGACCGACGAACATGAATAAGATCGATAAGACAGACCTTTATTGTCTAAATTCTATGCGCTTGGGAGCATATAAGAATGTTAGGGGGAGATCTCTCAGAGTTTCAACTATAGGAAGAACATTCCTTGATATGTTAAGAAATCCTGAACTATGCGGGGGTATCAATCATATATTAGATGTATTTGATGAATATGGAGAGAAATATCTCAGATTGATCACTGACGATATTGATAAAAACGGAGAGCCTATCGATAAGGTTAGGGCAGGCTATATTTTGAATGAGCGATTAGGTATTAATAATAATGAGATTATTAATGGCTGGTCTTCACTTGCTCAAAGGGGTGGATCGAGAAAGCTTGATTCAAGCTCAGAATACTCTCCCGAATGGTCAGATAAATGGAAAATTTCTTTGAATATTTTCAGGAATAGTGCTTGA
- a CDS encoding glycosyltransferase family 4 protein, with amino-acid sequence MNKKYRLLFLSTPVGALGSGIGGGVELTLQNAAKALMAKGHEVEIVAPEGSFTNVTKLTSIAGNRQVSAQTQIGTDVVVLPQNSVLENMWSYAREAQDQFDLLFNFAYDWLPLYLTPFFHRPIAHWISMSSLSPVIDAMVSKTVKLCPQAIAVNTRACANTFRDGDRLMIMGKGIDVTQYNFVAKPEKPSLAWVGRISPEKGLEDAAETAQATGLPLRVFGLIQDQAYWQQIQKDFPKSEIHYEGFLSTHELQQKLGQSSALLMTPRWIEAFGNAAIEAFACGVPVISYRSGGLTEIVRHGKTGFLVDMGSVPGLIKAVSQLDQIDRLACRQQLEAEYSLEVWGDRLEKWFEQLIINFKI; translated from the coding sequence ATGAATAAAAAATATCGGTTACTGTTTTTATCTACTCCCGTGGGCGCATTAGGTTCTGGAATTGGGGGCGGCGTAGAACTAACTCTTCAGAATGCAGCCAAGGCGCTCATGGCAAAAGGACATGAAGTGGAAATTGTTGCTCCTGAAGGTTCGTTTACAAATGTCACAAAACTAACCTCAATAGCAGGTAATAGACAAGTCTCTGCCCAAACTCAAATCGGGACAGATGTAGTCGTGTTGCCTCAAAATTCAGTTCTTGAAAATATGTGGAGTTACGCAAGGGAAGCCCAAGATCAATTTGATTTGTTATTTAACTTTGCCTATGATTGGCTACCACTATACCTCACGCCATTCTTCCATCGCCCGATCGCCCATTGGATTAGTATGTCATCCCTCTCGCCTGTGATCGATGCAATGGTTAGTAAAACAGTCAAGCTTTGTCCTCAAGCGATCGCTGTGAATACTCGAGCCTGTGCAAATACATTTAGAGATGGAGATCGCTTGATGATTATGGGTAAAGGCATTGATGTGACTCAATACAATTTTGTGGCAAAGCCTGAAAAACCTAGTCTGGCATGGGTGGGGCGCATCTCTCCTGAAAAGGGACTAGAGGATGCCGCCGAGACTGCTCAAGCGACAGGTTTACCGCTACGAGTATTTGGGCTCATTCAAGATCAAGCCTATTGGCAACAGATTCAAAAAGACTTCCCGAAATCAGAAATCCATTATGAAGGATTTTTATCTACCCATGAGTTACAGCAAAAACTAGGTCAATCGAGTGCTTTGTTGATGACACCACGCTGGATCGAGGCTTTTGGCAATGCGGCGATCGAAGCTTTTGCCTGTGGAGTACCTGTGATTTCCTATCGTAGCGGTGGACTAACGGAAATTGTGCGCCATGGTAAGACAGGATTTCTCGTGGATATGGGAAGTGTCCCAGGATTAATTAAGGCAGTGTCTCAGTTAGATCAAATTGATCGCTTAGCCTGTCGTCAGCAATTAGAAGCGGAATATTCCCTAGAAGTCTGGGGCGATCGCTTAGAAAAATGGTTTGAGCAACTGATCATCAACTTCAAAATTTAG
- a CDS encoding MFS transporter produces MTHLFDPPTPNFPEHHDPHHVDPHHADHQQTIESGNSQIDANSVNPVDSQSVLRNPNFLSLWSGQVFSQIADKIFLVLVIAIVSTQFQHEGETISGWVSAVMVAFTIPAILFGSIAGVYVDRWKKKTVLVSSNILRGVLVLSIPLLLWITKNSVLPWGAPTGFWGLLCITFLVSTFTQFFTPAEQSAITLVVEKPKLLSANSLYTTTIMAALILGFALGEPLLALSDHLWHNFGQEVLVGGSYLIAGIILILLKTGETKEDLHRDSFHLWNDIKEGLQYLKDKKTSLSALIQLICTFSIIAALTVLAVRLAEVMPEIKSEQFGFLLAVASLGMAIGAGVVAKLGNRFSRQNLAFVGSIGMAVFLTMLGFFSDRFGLGLIAIAGTGIFAGLSVIPMQTVIQEETPEDVRGKVFGLQNNAVNIALSLPLSVAGLAESYFGLQQVIFALSAIALFTGLLTWYIARQLIES; encoded by the coding sequence ATGACCCATTTATTCGATCCGCCCACACCGAATTTCCCTGAACATCACGATCCCCACCACGTTGATCCACATCATGCCGATCACCAGCAGACCATAGAATCAGGCAATTCACAGATTGATGCTAATAGTGTCAATCCTGTTGATTCGCAATCTGTCCTTCGCAATCCTAACTTTTTATCACTGTGGAGTGGTCAAGTTTTTTCCCAGATAGCCGATAAGATTTTTTTGGTACTTGTCATTGCGATCGTTTCTACACAATTTCAGCATGAGGGTGAGACAATTAGCGGTTGGGTGTCAGCAGTGATGGTGGCATTTACAATTCCTGCGATTCTATTTGGGTCGATCGCAGGTGTATATGTTGATCGCTGGAAGAAAAAAACAGTTTTAGTTAGCTCTAATATTCTGCGCGGAGTCTTGGTGCTAAGCATTCCGCTATTACTCTGGATCACCAAAAATAGTGTGTTACCTTGGGGCGCACCGACTGGCTTTTGGGGATTATTATGTATTACGTTTTTAGTCTCTACTTTTACGCAGTTTTTCACACCTGCGGAACAGTCGGCAATTACGCTCGTCGTCGAGAAGCCAAAGCTATTATCTGCAAATTCGCTCTACACAACGACGATTATGGCAGCGTTAATTTTAGGCTTTGCTCTTGGTGAACCACTCCTCGCTCTATCCGATCATCTGTGGCACAATTTTGGGCAAGAAGTACTTGTGGGTGGTAGTTACTTAATCGCTGGGATTATCTTAATCCTCTTGAAAACGGGCGAAACCAAAGAGGATCTTCACCGCGATAGCTTTCATCTTTGGAATGATATTAAAGAAGGTTTGCAATATCTCAAAGATAAAAAAACTTCGCTATCAGCTTTGATTCAGCTAATTTGTACTTTCTCGATTATTGCGGCGTTGACTGTACTTGCTGTGCGTCTTGCGGAAGTCATGCCTGAAATTAAATCTGAGCAGTTTGGTTTTTTATTAGCAGTCGCCAGTTTGGGGATGGCGATCGGTGCTGGCGTTGTAGCAAAACTTGGTAATCGCTTTAGTCGCCAAAACCTTGCTTTCGTTGGTTCGATTGGGATGGCGGTCTTTTTAACAATGCTAGGATTTTTTAGCGATCGCTTTGGATTAGGACTAATTGCGATCGCGGGTACTGGTATTTTTGCGGGGCTAAGCGTAATTCCGATGCAGACAGTTATTCAAGAAGAGACTCCCGAAGATGTGCGCGGTAAGGTCTTCGGCTTACAAAATAATGCGGTGAATATTGCCCTGAGTTTGCCCCTATCTGTTGCAGGTCTTGCCGAGTCCTATTTCGGGTTGCAACAGGTAATTTTTGCTCTCAGTGCGATCGCTCTATTTACAGGTCTTCTCACTTGGTACATTGCCCGTCAACTGATCGAGTCCTAA